The sequence ggatATTCCTGAAGcttataggttttgcaaaggtggcaattggatagagggaccttgaaaaccctagtttgcatctttatctcactttATTCACTGTAggattacttgtgtaatcaataaaataagtacagattatggaagaaatgttgTATCCATAACAGTTTGGAACATTGAGATTCAGCCCATTCTTGCTCAACTATGGATGTGTACCTAGGCCAATGCTTGGGAGAACCAAGACAGTTGTGCATGGGGTGCACAAAGCAGTGCGTTATATCAAGTATGTGCTGAAGATAGCATGCTATACAATCATAAGATTTCACATGAGTCAAATGGTTAAATCAAAGCAACATGGGAGGCCATCACCCTTCAAGCAGGGTGACCAGGTATACATTAATACACAGAATATGCATGTACCAATTGGAAAACCCTGCAAGCTACTAGCACAATGAATTAGGGTGGCAGTAATTGATGGAGTTGTAAAGAAAGGAGCCACCTACCATGTGGAGCTCACAGAGGACCTTAGACAACATTTGGATCAAGCCAGTACTCCATATGTTGCTACTCAAGCTGCATCTATCTTATGTCCTAGATATTGTCTGGGATGCCAAGGGGGATGGCACTTGTGGGCACAAAGTACAGATGATAACCTGCATAAGGCAGTGAACAAGTATctgtcatgagccacacccctattgtgccctctattcacataccagggcactcatggtacacactacagccaccggaaacacgcatatactcgcacttatgcactcagaacccccaggttcccacatataagagacttatggtcaacatggctggacttagtgatattctctaagtccaggtcacatgaccttcccccctccagtcctttatcaaatactatactaaactactacggatttgaggtggggggggggatgacataatctcttctataataatataatattcagaccttgcctgcaggctcccttaacattggcccacagctaggggggcagggggagtgcaacgtcccccagcaacttatattattaatatatcactgtgcatcatatatactctatatatctttgacagtggatatatatggtaataacccctccagatatgggttatgacattgaaaacaagctgcttacctatacccagtatatatatacatatatatgtgtatatgtattgcctataggtgatgtagggatgactaatgcccctacaccaatgatgcacaacatattgtcccaacaacacaacttcagattaccatttatggtaactcaccttcctaattaggaaagagacataacttgaagaagactttcaagacaaatagagactaagcaacctagacttaccaaaaatggcaatcccctttccaaattaggaaagaagatgaaatggatggatgactaagcttagtcagctgaactctgatgagtcagcaaccagatcacatgatcaactcatgaatgacaaatcaactatgaccaagcataatgacaaatgcttagtcatcaagtactacctgcactgccacaatcacataATGATGGCTGTGCTTGATCTCTGGGTAAAACCAGGCCagattggggaataggattaccatataaggaaattggatgagtcatacttatattgtggctgtgcatgccaaaagtatgagtcatacttaagcAGTGTTCCACgtgatcatgtgctaaaaatagaaccaactccgccaagacctcacctcactggtgtatttcttggcatctgattggctaatcaagcactgccacatggttctttgactcatactgcttcttgaggctgtgctacaGCTCTGAGAGGCTGTGCTtctatttgaaatatgtatatagacccaagtgatgcccaggtatatataggggcagaacaagctgcttagaaagccagcttgttttcccttgtcttacaaCCTATAGGGACAAGCAGGTGCTGCTACACCTGAAAAAGAGCAACTGAGTGATTAATTtcaaattcaactatcaacaactgtcaacaaaggGTCTCCACTGACTCTTATATCTGATTTGTGATAAGAAGTACTAtcagagtcttctcatcaccTGGACCCTAGGTGTCCATTGCTTTACTTGCAAACAGCTAAAGACCtctttgtgggttgcgctattttgcTCTGATCAATAGAAGCTCTTTGAGTATTCTATTTGAAGAAGATACTGAGGTATCATTGATTATCAATTAAGATAGCCTTATCTTAAAGAACCACTTCTTGAAACACATGTCTGCCACTCCTGAACCTGACAGTCCCACAGGGGGTACAGATATTAGAAGAAACCCTAGTAGAACCAGTTGATCTTCAACCTTTGATGAAGGACCAGCAAGAAGGAGGGGAATCTCAGGAACCTCATCTGTAGGAACGTCTAGAGCCTCTTCTACTACCTATACAGCAAGGGGACCATCTGTCATGCCAGGATCAATGCCTGGCTCTGAGGATGAAACTACTGTGATTGAGGATGATAGTACAGTAGAAAACCCTAGCATTATGATTACTGACACTTCTAGCTTGGAACCCATAGTAGTGCAGGATACACCTCCTACACTACCAGCCACTCATAACCAGCCTTCCAACAGATCTTCTGTCACTATAGAAGACATTACTGCCCAGGAAGGGGATACCACTCTTAGGAGACACAACCTTACTGGTACCACCATAAGACAaccaagaacaagaagcacTTCCAATATGGGATACCATGAAACAGCCCTACAGAGCATCCCTGCATCCATTACATCTAGTAGGAGAACAAGCCCTGTAGAGCTTGACCAAAAGCTTGGGGAACCAACACTGGGTCACCAACCAACAGCATTAATTGCACACCAGCCACAACCCCAGATACCTATGCAGGGGTTACCTATATCCAGGGCTGCTATAACTGAATATGAGGCCAAGAGCCATCAGGTGATGCCTCAAGTCAGGGTAGAAGCAGCCATCAGCAGTGCCATCAATGATATTAAAGATGACATTGCCTTGAAGATGGGCCCTATCAAATACATACATGCTAATAGCTCTGAAAGTGCAGCTGCCCTGAGACAAGTAGGCAGAGATGTAGCAGACCTCAACCTGCAGACCAACTATATAAGAAGGAAATTAGGTGAAGTCTCTGAGGAACAAAGAGCAGCTCAAACAGCCCATAACCACCTGGCAAATCAAGTAGAGGATCTACAAGACAAGGTGGATGCATTGCCTCAACTCTTTCAGGATGTACAATCTAGGATAGCTACCATGGAGGAAAGACTTTTGGAAGCAATTTTGGAGGTAGACAGGAAGATAGGACTACCTAAAGAACCAGAGCCAGAAGGAACTGAGACTGAAAGCAACagtgaggaagaagatggtGATAGTCTTCATCTCTCTAGACAAAGACAGTCCTCTCCAGCCAGAAGAACCTCCATTCCAAAAGAAGCCAGACTTAAACAGCCAAATGCCTTCAATGGAAAAAGAGGTACTGAAGCTGAAACATTCATCATGAAGATGGAAATGTATTTCAAAGAGTACCCTGGTACCTTCACGGATGAGAGAAAGATCAGGGCCACCTTAACCAATATGGGAGAAGGTGAACCAGTCAAATGGGCCAGTCCCCTGATGCAGAAGCATCTCAGTGATGAACCTCATGAGTACCTTACCTCCTGGAATGCATTCACAGCAGCATTCCTACTCAACTTCAGTGATCCATCCAAAAGGGATAGGGCTATTAGGGAAATCAATAGCCTAAAACAAACTGGATCAGCACAAATTTATGCCAGTCAATTCCAAATTTTAAAGGAAGATCTTGATTGGGATAAGAAAGCTCTCATTGACACCTTCAAAAAGGGACTCAAGATCAACCTGCAGTCAGAATTGATTTGCATGAAGATCACTACTCCTGAAATTGACAACTACTCTTTAGAGCAAATCATTGAAGTAGCCATCAGGACTGATGACATTCTTCAACAGGCAGCTTCAATCAAGGACACTACTACACCACCTAGTATCCTAAAGAAAGGAAAGACCAACAACTATAGACCTACAGAGAGGTTCCCTGCAGAGGCTTTTCTGAGGAGAAGCCAAGCAGGTGAATGCCCAAAATGTGGGAGCAAGACTCACAGGCTAAAACAATGCCCTGAGAAATTCTACAAACCTGACCCAGTACTGGGAAAGAGAGGGACAGAGAAAAGGATAGAGGAGGATTGTGAATCCATAGAATCAAAAAATTAACAAGGGCCTCTGTAACCATGTCAGAGACTCCCCTAGAACCCTCAGAGGATAGTGATGAAGTGTATATTATGAAAGGAACAAATGATACTCTATCCACTTACACTTCCATTGAGGGAATCATGGACCCTATTAAAACACTTATTGACTCTGGCTCTTCACAAAACTTCATGGATATTACCTTTGCTAGGAACCTCAAGATTCCTTTGATTGAACTCCACTCCCCTAGGACAGTCATAGCCATTGATGGGAAAGAAGTAGAAGAAAAAATTCAATATAAGGCCATCTTAAACCTTATCATTGAAGGAAGAACTTTCAGACAGACCTTTTATGCTATGCCACTAGGAGATACTCCACTCATCCTAGGTCTCTCCTGGCTAAGAGAAGCCAACCCTACCATCTGCTGGAGGGATTTCTCATTAAGCTATAAGGATGAGGAACCTATAAAAGGAAAACTGGCAGAGATACTGGAACTCCCTTCTGAGATAGAAGACTTCCAAGATGTATTCTCTGAAGAGCTCTTTAAACAACTCCCTCAACACAGATCCTTTGATTGCTCCATTAACTTCAAGGGAGGGAGTGAACTTCCAAAACCTGCTAAAGCCTATCCCATGTCTCCAGCAGAGTCCAAAGCCATGAAGGAATATATGGAAAAGGAACTATTGGATGGGAAAATTGAACCAAGTCACTCTCCTATTGCTTCCCCATGCTTCTTTGTGAGGA comes from Rhizoctonia solani chromosome 4, complete sequence and encodes:
- a CDS encoding Retrotransposon-derived protein PEG10 → MPGSMPGSEDETTVIEDDSTVENPSIMITDTSSLEPIVVQDTPPTLPATHNQPSNRSSVTIEDITAQEGDTTLRRHNLTGTTIRQPRTRSTSNMGYHETALQSIPASITSSRRTSPVELDQKLGEPTLGHQPTALIAHQPQPQIPMQGLPISRAAITEYEAKSHQVMPQVRVEAAISSAINDIKDDIALKMGPIKYIHANSSESAAALRQVGRDVADLNLQTNYIRRKLGEVSEEQRAAQTAHNHLANQVEDLQDKVDALPQLFQDVQSRIATMEERLLEAILEVDRKIGLPKEPEPEGTETESNSEEEDGDSLHLSRQRQSSPARRTSIPKEARLKQPNAFNGKRGTEAETFIMKMEMYFKEYPGTFTDERKIRATLTNMGEGEPVKWASPLMQKHLSDEPHEYLTSWNAFTAAFLLNFSDPSKRDRAIREINSLKQTGSAQIYASQFQILKEDLDWDKKALIDTFKKGLKINLQSELICMKITTPEIDNYSLEQIIEVAIRTDDILQQAASIKDTTTPPSILKKGKTNNYRPTERFPAEAFLRRSQAGECPKCGSKTHRLKQCPEKFYKPDPVLGKRGTEKRIEEDCESIESKN